The region GGTCGATATCGTCGAAGCATGAGTCGAAAATCGGTAGTTATCGTTGGATTTTTAATCGTCAGTGTGGCGTGCGTGATAGGTTATCCTCTGATAATCTCCTCGTCCACAAATCGTTCGCGGGCTTATCTTTATCTGAAATCAACCCTGTATGGTGATCCGGAGTTTCGTTATCTTTATGCGGTCAACGGCGGCGAATCGCGTTTCGATAATTACATTTACCAATCTTTAGAGGGTGACGTTCAGTACGCAAAAGATTGTATCGGCTGTAAAGAAGAAAGTGGTGATACTTTTTTCTTTCACAGTTACGTTTCTCCGCAGATGTCTCGCGAAATCTACGACAGAATGGTTGAGCCTCTTATTGATGAAACCGCTCGTCGTGAAGTTCTTGAACAAACTCCCGCGAGAGACCGAGCGATGACTAGAATCTCTCAGAATGGTAAGACAATCAGCGTGAGCCTATTTTGGATCGAAAACGGTGAACTTTGGGAGATAAGATCTATCGACCAACGACATGTTATAGCCTTCCAGCGAAGCCAGTTCTTTCAAATGATCAAGCCTCAGGATTGAAACTTGTTAGGCTACCGGAGTGCTATCGAAGGCTATCTATTTATGCCTGTAGGTAATCCGGCCTTTGCTAAGGTCGTATGGTGAAAGTTCCAGATCGACGCGGTCGCCCATGAGGATTCGGATGCGGTTGCGACGCATGCGGCCTGATATAGTAGCCAGCACAATGTGCTCGCTATCGTTGACCTTAACTTTAAAATAGGCGTTCGGTTGTTTATCGATCACGACACCTGCTATTTCAATAAGCTGCTCTTTTTCAATCGACTGTTCTTTCATTACTATAATTAGGCACTTTTGTCGGGTTATCTTGCAAGTTGCATTTTCAATAAATTTGGTGTAACTCACTTTTCATCTTGCTAATGGGGGTAATACCTGTCACTGTTAAAAGGTCAATCCTTCTCTCGTGAATGTTCTAGCTGAACTTCACGCTTCGCCTTTATCGGTTTTTGGATAAGTTTGAGAGCAGGCCTTTTATGGTAAACACAGGAGTGTTGCTCTTTTAATATCTGAGTATCCGAAATCCGGCTTTTCCTTTCTTGCTATAGAAACACTGCCCGATCGACAAACTTCTTCAGCAATTCCCGACATGCGGGAAAAGGAATTAATAATGAAATTATACGTAGGAAATCTTTCCTTCAACACAACCAGTCAGGATCTAAGCACACTTTTTGGTGAGATCGGCCCTGTAGAATCAGCAAATTTGATCGAAGATCGTGAAACTGGACGTTCGCGCGGCTTTGCATTTATCGAAATGTCGAACAAGGCTGACGGCGAGACTGCGATCTCACAGCTCAACGGCAAAGAAGTAGATGGCCGTGAACTAAAGGTCAACGAAGCTAAACCACAGGTTCGCGATAACAACGGCGGCGGTGGTTACGGCGGCGGTGGCGGAAAACGCTGGTAGTCCAATAAAACACAAAGCCCGGTCGATTGCATTAGCTAGGCCGGGCTTTTACATTAACCAGTTTCAGTACGGGAAATAAAAATGTCATTCAGTCCATTATCGCTATCACGAAGACACGTTCTAGGCGATCTCTATTCAAAATGCGACCCCACGACCGAAGACGTTCCCGTTTATTTACTCGGCGAAGAAAATGAACTGCTCGGACATGCTGCCGAATCTCTCGGCCACTATGCCGACGCAATTACATTTCATCTCGCAGACGACATCTGCAAACGACTCTCAGCGGGACAATACACTTACGAATTCGACGTTGATAAAACCGAAAAACAAGGCCGCGTCCTCATCAGAACGATCTTCCTAAAAGCTCGCAAACCTTACGAAAAACCGCTCGTACGCCGCCGTGGAACAACCGCCGACGCCGAACCTCTTACTTCTCCAAAAACTTAGCAATACCTCGTTGGCAGTCATCGGTCATACGCGCTTTTGCGTTTGTTATGACGCCTTTTTCGATCGCATCATCAATCTTCTCGGCATCAATTGAGTAGAGCAGTTGCTTTGTCATTTCGACGGCGGAGCGGCTAACCTTTGTGTATACGTTCGCGTATTCGAGCACAGCGGCGTCAAAATCTTCTTCGTCAAAAGTACGATTAACGAGTTCTAGTTTGACCGCTTCTTCGGCACTGTATTCAAAGCCCTGCGTCAGCAGTTCAAAGCTCTTTTTCTCGCCGAGATTTCGCCGCAGTATCGCCGCAACCATAGCAGGCACAAATCCTATCTTCACTTCCGGATACCCAAAACGAGCGGTCTTTGTCGCAAGCACAAGATCGCACGCCGTCGCCAATCCACAGCCGCCTGCAAGCGCTCGGCCATGAACGGCAGCTATAACGGGAACTTTTACGTTTCGG is a window of Chloracidobacterium sp. DNA encoding:
- a CDS encoding enoyl-CoA hydratase/isomerase family protein; its protein translation is MSEVLISTNDSISVLTLNRPDKRNALNDALIDGLKSALREADADHSVQAIVIRGAGNDFCSGADLSSLQKIALASFEENIEDARSLAELFLLIRNVKVPVIAAVHGRALAGGCGLATACDLVLATKTARFGYPEVKIGFVPAMVAAILRRNLGEKKSFELLTQGFEYSAEEAVKLELVNRTFDEEDFDAAVLEYANVYTKVSRSAVEMTKQLLYSIDAEKIDDAIEKGVITNAKARMTDDCQRGIAKFLEK
- the infA gene encoding translation initiation factor IF-1; translation: MEKEQLIEIAGVVIDKQPNAYFKVKVNDSEHIVLATISGRMRRNRIRILMGDRVDLELSPYDLSKGRITYRHK
- a CDS encoding RNA-binding protein; the encoded protein is MREKELIMKLYVGNLSFNTTSQDLSTLFGEIGPVESANLIEDRETGRSRGFAFIEMSNKADGETAISQLNGKEVDGRELKVNEAKPQVRDNNGGGGYGGGGGKRW